DNA sequence from the Candidatus Poribacteria bacterium genome:
AAATCCGATAACGGTCCGGATCCAAGAAAATCCTATAAGTCTACTGAGTAATCCACAAAACATAGCCATTGCCAAAAAAAATAACGAGAGAATAACAAAATCTTTACGCAAAAGCCGTTGCATAGTTAACTATTGTTTTTTACGGCAAGCGCAATTTTCCTACGGTGCGACATCCCTCACGCATCGAAATCCAATCGTGCTTCCAGATGAGAGGTGATACCATCGATCTGCGACGCGAAGATCTTCAGGACTCCCACCCCAACCACCGCCGCGTAGGATACGAAAATTCTCGGTATCTGGGGCAACTTCTCTGCCGAAGCGAGGGTTATTTTGCGGAGTGATGCTATAGAATTCGCTGTTGTATTCGTCAAAGCACCACTCCCATGCATTGCCCGCCATATCGTAGAGATTATAGCCGTTGGATGGGAAGCTGCCGACGGGTGCTGTCCACTTCCATCTATCCGCTCCGCCGATATTGCCGAAATTGGCATCTGCATAAGTTATTATATCACCATTCGGGTATCGTTTACCAATCAGACCACCGCGTGCGGCGTATTCCCACTCTGCTTCGGTAGGCAGTCGTTTATTTGCCCATGCGGCGTACGCAACCGCATCGTGCCAGTTCACCCGGACGACAGG
Encoded proteins:
- a CDS encoding formylglycine-generating enzyme family protein — its product is MGRRRNDRRLTRIRAAGFLMSLLSMGICACMQDSRSTSEPTIEIVSEVDGATMVLIPAGTFQMGSTTGDSDEQPVHTVTLDAFYMDIHEVTNARYQKFVQSTGYPQPPLSHNPRFNAPDAPVVRVNWHDAVAYAAWANKRLPTEAEWEYAARGGLIGKRYPNGDIITYADANFGNIGGADRWKWTAPVGSFPSNGYNLYDMAGNAWEWCFDEYNSEFYSITPQNNPRFGREVAPDTENFRILRGGGWGGSPEDLRVADRWYHLSSGSTIGFRCVRDVAP